The following proteins are encoded in a genomic region of Natronorubrum halophilum:
- a CDS encoding PRC-barrel domain-containing protein, translated as MSEVFAKTLTEKSVVGVDGVEFGLVHNITLNPVSGELVDLVVEPSQREEARSVNFETNEDDRLLVPIDCIQVVKDAIVVQYRPNYSSN; from the coding sequence ATGAGCGAAGTGTTCGCGAAAACGCTTACGGAGAAGTCCGTGGTCGGCGTCGACGGCGTTGAGTTCGGTCTGGTTCACAATATCACGCTGAACCCGGTATCCGGCGAACTCGTCGATCTCGTCGTCGAACCGTCCCAGCGGGAGGAGGCCCGGTCGGTTAATTTCGAAACCAACGAGGATGACCGTCTCCTCGTCCCTATCGACTGTATCCAGGTCGTCAAGGATGCCATCGTCGTCCAGTACCGTCCCAACTATAGTAGCAACTGA
- a CDS encoding tRNA(Ile)(2)-agmatinylcytidine synthase, with the protein MTVVGLDDTDSRERGMCTTYVAAEIAERLRRASDGDDPVSRLLLVRLNPAVEYKTRGNAALAIHTDCEPDRAFDIARDRLESLAETADERTNPGLVVAPGEPDDVPAAVSTFTGRAVRDHLEITDATALLERHGYRSWHAGDGRGRIGALAAIGSWKGLEGWTYERISYRESDRWGTPREVDPESVFAAADRGYPAVWDTVDRGEDETVCVPHTPGPILHGVRGDDPETVRAVAEGIEGEPVASSQLFVTNQGTDAHLRDGTLESVADGRAYRLDGRVASSPETRRGGHVFFDLEGVRSGDDGRPPSLECAAFEPTKRFRDRIRSLRVGDRITACGEASRGTLKLEKIAIRDLVTTERVTPICPDCERTMESAGRDQGYRCRDCKTNADGKAQRDLERDLEVGWYEVPPCARRHISKPLVRGGFDGPTHPER; encoded by the coding sequence ATGACCGTCGTCGGACTCGACGATACCGACTCCCGCGAGCGCGGGATGTGTACGACCTACGTCGCCGCGGAGATCGCGGAGCGACTTCGCCGCGCGAGCGACGGCGACGACCCGGTTTCGCGACTCCTCCTCGTCCGACTGAATCCCGCCGTCGAGTACAAGACGCGGGGGAACGCAGCGCTCGCGATTCACACCGACTGCGAGCCGGACCGGGCCTTCGATATCGCTCGCGACCGCCTCGAGTCGCTCGCCGAAACCGCCGACGAGCGGACGAATCCGGGACTGGTGGTGGCCCCGGGCGAACCCGACGACGTTCCCGCCGCCGTATCGACGTTCACCGGGCGCGCGGTTCGCGACCACCTCGAGATCACCGACGCGACGGCGTTGCTCGAGCGCCACGGCTATCGATCGTGGCACGCCGGCGACGGCCGCGGTCGGATCGGCGCGCTGGCTGCGATCGGCAGCTGGAAGGGGCTCGAAGGATGGACCTACGAACGTATTTCCTACCGCGAATCCGACCGGTGGGGGACGCCGCGCGAGGTCGACCCCGAGAGCGTGTTCGCCGCGGCCGACCGGGGCTATCCCGCCGTCTGGGACACGGTCGACCGCGGCGAGGACGAGACCGTCTGCGTTCCCCACACTCCGGGTCCGATCCTGCACGGCGTTCGCGGTGACGACCCCGAAACCGTTCGCGCCGTCGCCGAGGGCATCGAGGGCGAACCCGTCGCCTCGAGTCAGCTGTTCGTGACCAACCAGGGGACGGACGCCCACTTGCGGGACGGGACGCTCGAGTCGGTCGCGGACGGCCGCGCCTATCGCCTCGACGGTCGCGTCGCGAGTTCGCCTGAGACGCGACGCGGAGGACACGTCTTTTTCGACCTCGAGGGCGTCCGGAGCGGCGATGACGGACGGCCGCCGTCGCTCGAGTGCGCCGCGTTCGAGCCGACGAAACGCTTTCGCGACCGGATTCGGTCGCTTCGCGTCGGCGATCGGATCACCGCCTGCGGCGAGGCGTCACGGGGGACCCTCAAACTCGAGAAGATCGCGATCCGGGACCTCGTGACCACCGAGCGCGTGACACCCATCTGTCCGGACTGCGAGCGAACGATGGAGAGCGCCGGTCGCGATCAGGGGTATCGGTGTCGAGACTGCAAAACGAACGCCGACGGGAAAGCTCAGCGCGACCTCGAGCGCGACCTCGAGGTCGGCTGGTACGAAGTGCCCCCGTGTGCGCGAAGACACATTTCGAAGCCGCTGGTTCGCGGCGGGTTCGACGGGCCGACGCATCCGGAGCGGTAG
- a CDS encoding arsenic resistance protein produces MNVLERFQTLFVMAGIGIGLAASQIDGVPAIAERLILPFLVVMLFAAFAGIPLANLRRAFGNRRVVGSSLAVNFLWNPLLAVGLGAVFLADQPALWVGLLMLLVTPCTDWYLIFTDLANGDVSLATSLLPYNLVFQLLLLPVYLYVFADALVDLRLRFLLESVLLVLVVPLVLAGIARRALTGLKGREWLTDRFLPKLGPVQIAFLALAVAAMFASQGDLVLERPDVLALLAVPVLAFYVINFSLGLAIGRLLEFSYGEVACFNCTILSRNSPTALAIAVVAFPDEPLIALALVIGPLLELPLLSVVANLLNRLEARGWDAGEGLFA; encoded by the coding sequence GTGAACGTTCTCGAGCGGTTCCAGACGCTGTTCGTGATGGCGGGGATCGGAATCGGTCTCGCGGCGTCGCAGATCGACGGCGTTCCCGCCATCGCAGAGCGACTCATCCTTCCGTTCTTGGTGGTCATGCTGTTCGCCGCGTTCGCGGGGATCCCCCTCGCGAATCTCCGGCGAGCCTTCGGGAATCGGCGCGTCGTCGGCTCGAGTCTCGCGGTGAACTTCCTCTGGAATCCGCTGCTCGCGGTCGGTCTCGGGGCGGTCTTTCTCGCCGATCAGCCGGCGCTCTGGGTCGGTCTGCTCATGTTGCTCGTCACCCCCTGTACCGACTGGTACCTGATCTTCACCGATCTGGCCAACGGCGACGTGTCACTCGCGACGTCGCTGCTTCCGTACAACCTCGTCTTCCAACTGCTCTTGCTCCCGGTCTATCTCTATGTCTTCGCGGATGCGCTCGTAGATCTTCGGCTTCGGTTCCTCCTCGAGAGCGTCCTGCTGGTGCTGGTCGTTCCCCTCGTCCTCGCCGGGATCGCGCGCCGCGCGCTCACGGGATTGAAGGGACGGGAGTGGCTCACCGATCGATTCCTCCCGAAACTCGGCCCCGTTCAGATCGCCTTTCTCGCGCTCGCGGTCGCCGCGATGTTCGCCTCGCAGGGCGACCTCGTCCTCGAGCGACCCGACGTGTTGGCCCTGCTCGCCGTCCCCGTCCTCGCGTTCTACGTCATCAACTTCTCGCTCGGCCTCGCGATCGGTCGACTGCTCGAGTTCTCCTACGGTGAGGTCGCCTGCTTCAACTGTACGATCCTCTCGAGAAACTCGCCGACTGCGCTCGCCATCGCCGTCGTCGCCTTCCCCGACGAGCCCCTGATCGCGCTGGCGCTGGTGATCGGCCCGCTGCTCGAGTTGCCGCTGTTGTCGGTGGTGGCGAACCTGTTGAACCGACTCGAGGCCCGCGGCTGGGACGCCGGTGAGGGGCTGTTCGCCTGA
- a CDS encoding OBG GTPase family GTP-binding protein, with product MGLEDEIEEIEDEIANTPYNKSTEAHIGRLKSKLAEKKEKLENQSSSGGGTGYSVEKHGDATVALVGFPSVGKSSLLNSLTNAESETGSYEFTTLDVNPGMLNHRGANIQMLDVPGLIEGAATGKGDGQQVLAVVRNADLIIFMLSVFEIDQYERLQEELYDINIRVDQEPPRVTVRPKIKDGIKITSSADQDLDEETISDVLREHGYVNAVLNLQEKVTIDRLIDGLMKNREYIPSITCVNKVDLIDPDYKETVDEQLRERDLDPEDVTFISAEKEKGLDVLKDRIWENLGLIRVYMEKPGRGIDWEEPLVVERGTTVDEAIEKLGGEMQERFRFARVTGPSATHDQQQVGKDHVLEDEDVLKLILRR from the coding sequence ATGGGGCTCGAGGACGAAATCGAGGAAATCGAAGATGAAATCGCCAACACGCCCTACAACAAGTCGACGGAGGCCCACATCGGTCGGCTGAAGTCCAAGCTCGCGGAGAAAAAGGAGAAACTCGAGAATCAGAGCTCCTCGGGCGGCGGAACCGGCTACTCCGTCGAGAAACACGGGGACGCGACCGTTGCGCTGGTCGGCTTTCCGAGCGTCGGGAAGTCCTCGCTGTTGAATTCGCTGACCAACGCGGAGAGCGAGACGGGCTCCTACGAGTTCACGACGCTGGACGTCAACCCCGGAATGCTCAACCACCGCGGGGCGAACATCCAGATGCTCGACGTCCCTGGACTGATCGAGGGCGCGGCGACGGGGAAAGGCGACGGCCAGCAGGTGCTCGCGGTGGTCCGCAACGCCGATCTGATCATCTTCATGCTCTCGGTGTTCGAGATTGACCAGTACGAGCGCCTGCAGGAGGAACTCTACGACATCAACATTCGCGTCGATCAGGAACCCCCGCGGGTCACGGTGCGCCCGAAGATCAAAGACGGCATCAAGATCACCTCGAGCGCCGACCAGGACTTGGACGAGGAGACGATCTCCGACGTGCTTCGCGAACACGGTTACGTGAACGCGGTCCTCAACTTACAGGAGAAAGTCACGATCGATCGACTGATCGACGGGCTGATGAAAAACCGGGAGTACATCCCGTCGATCACCTGCGTGAACAAGGTCGATCTGATCGATCCCGACTACAAGGAGACGGTCGACGAGCAACTCCGCGAGCGCGACCTGGATCCCGAGGACGTGACGTTCATCAGCGCCGAGAAAGAGAAGGGACTCGACGTGCTCAAAGATCGCATCTGGGAGAACCTCGGACTCATTCGCGTCTACATGGAAAAACCCGGTCGCGGGATCGACTGGGAGGAACCGCTCGTCGTCGAGCGGGGAACGACCGTCGACGAAGCCATCGAAAAGCTCGGCGGCGAGATGCAAGAGCGGTTCCGCTTCGCTCGCGTCACGGGACCCAGCGCGACCCACGACCAACAGCAGGTCGGAAAGGACCACGTTCTCGAGGACGAGGACGTGTTGAAGCTGATTCTGCGTCGGTAA
- a CDS encoding Na+/H+ antiporter NhaC family protein: MSDFGALSLLPPLLAIVLAIVTRRPMLSLFLGIWSGAVIYTESLGIAQTFDWIVGAIIADDGFHVQILLFTLLLGSGVALIWRLGGAMAVREWATARLETRRNVGLATWILGLLMFFDDYANTAIVGSTMREISDQMRISREKLSYIVDSTAAPVATIGLSSWVAFQLSLIADAYEGLEGAPSAFETFVWSIPYNTYALLAIVMVGIIVYTGRDYGEMLDAEHRARTTGKVNREGAQPLQKVEEDLGEPIGDRPMLRTFFTPVVVLIAVTLAGAFWTGYESWTADQAEAGDPATIGAAADEVGALQVLVDVIGAGDFAGALVWGSFAMVATAIAIGVGYDLFDLGDGIESVLDGFKLMVTAVTILILAWAISDVATALGTGEYVASSVGDTIPVAILPIAILFVAAFIAFTMGSSWATMGIVTPIAIEIAYELTGTFELMPIVVGAVFSGAIFGDHTSPISDTSVLSSTFTGADLIDHVRTQLPYAGTVIFVVVICYLLYGYLGLSPAFFLPISVVLLAVLVRGLSEFDGARKGLHPIASNSLEETADREQQAE; encoded by the coding sequence ATGTCCGACTTTGGTGCGCTATCGCTGCTCCCGCCGTTGCTCGCGATCGTTCTCGCGATCGTCACCAGACGCCCGATGCTGTCGTTGTTCCTCGGGATCTGGTCGGGTGCCGTCATCTACACCGAGAGCCTCGGTATCGCACAGACGTTCGACTGGATCGTCGGCGCGATCATCGCCGACGACGGCTTCCACGTCCAGATCCTCCTTTTTACGCTCCTGTTGGGATCCGGCGTCGCGCTCATCTGGCGACTCGGCGGCGCGATGGCCGTTCGGGAGTGGGCGACGGCTCGCCTCGAGACGAGGCGGAACGTCGGTCTGGCGACGTGGATTCTCGGGTTGCTCATGTTCTTCGACGATTACGCCAACACGGCGATCGTCGGCAGTACGATGCGCGAGATCTCGGATCAGATGCGCATTTCCCGCGAGAAGTTATCGTACATCGTCGACTCGACGGCCGCGCCCGTGGCGACGATCGGCCTCTCGAGTTGGGTCGCGTTTCAGCTTTCGTTGATCGCTGACGCGTACGAGGGTCTCGAAGGGGCACCTTCCGCGTTCGAGACGTTCGTCTGGTCGATCCCCTACAATACCTACGCGCTGCTGGCGATCGTCATGGTTGGGATCATCGTCTATACCGGACGGGACTACGGCGAGATGCTCGATGCCGAACACCGCGCGCGGACGACCGGAAAGGTCAACCGCGAGGGTGCACAGCCGTTACAGAAAGTCGAGGAGGATCTCGGCGAACCGATCGGAGATCGGCCGATGCTTCGGACGTTCTTCACACCCGTCGTCGTCCTGATCGCGGTCACGCTGGCGGGTGCGTTCTGGACGGGGTACGAGTCGTGGACCGCCGATCAGGCGGAAGCTGGCGACCCGGCTACGATCGGAGCGGCCGCGGACGAAGTGGGCGCGTTGCAGGTGCTCGTCGACGTCATCGGCGCTGGTGACTTCGCCGGGGCCTTAGTCTGGGGGTCGTTCGCAATGGTCGCGACCGCGATCGCGATCGGCGTCGGTTACGATCTCTTCGATCTCGGCGACGGGATCGAGAGCGTCCTCGACGGGTTCAAACTCATGGTAACGGCCGTGACGATCCTCATCCTCGCGTGGGCGATCAGCGACGTCGCGACGGCGCTCGGGACAGGAGAGTACGTCGCCAGCAGTGTCGGCGATACGATTCCGGTTGCGATCCTCCCTATCGCGATCCTGTTCGTGGCGGCGTTCATCGCGTTCACGATGGGATCGTCGTGGGCGACGATGGGAATCGTGACACCGATCGCGATCGAGATCGCGTACGAACTGACGGGGACGTTCGAACTCATGCCGATCGTCGTCGGAGCCGTCTTCTCGGGTGCGATCTTCGGCGACCACACGTCGCCGATCTCCGACACCTCGGTGCTCTCATCGACGTTCACCGGGGCCGATCTGATCGATCACGTTCGAACCCAGTTACCGTACGCCGGAACGGTCATCTTCGTCGTGGTGATCTGTTACTTGCTCTACGGCTATCTCGGTCTCTCGCCCGCGTTCTTCCTTCCGATCAGCGTCGTTCTACTCGCCGTCCTCGTTCGCGGGCTGTCGGAGTTCGACGGCGCTCGAAAGGGGCTTCATCCGATCGCCTCGAACTCGCTCGAGGAGACCGCCGATCGCGAGCAGCAAGCCGAGTAG